Proteins co-encoded in one Brassica rapa cultivar Chiifu-401-42 chromosome A02, CAAS_Brap_v3.01, whole genome shotgun sequence genomic window:
- the LOC103854914 gene encoding tetraspanin-12, translating into MPRLSNAAVITTNAILALIGLATLCFSVYLFIEGPSQCQRFIQNPLIVTATLLFFISSLGLIAALYDNYIIITVYLFFLFLSILLTLIFSIFIFLVTNSSAGKAFSDKGIGNVKTGDLQNWIGDHFLQGKNWEGIKRCMADSSICRFRPRDVDFDAKHLSHVKFGCCRPPVECGFEAKNATWWTVPATSTAEIKGDCKTWSNTQSELCYACESCKVGVYKGIRKRWRILLVFNLLLILLVVLLYSCGCCVKKNNRVPWKRRFL; encoded by the exons ATGCCACGGCTAAGCAACGCCGCCGTGATAACAACGAACGCAATCCTCGCATTGATCGGCCTCGCCACCTTATGTTTCTCTGTCTATCTCTTCATTGAAGGCCCATCACAATGTCAACGCTTCATTCAAAACCCTCTCATCGTAACAGCGACTCTCCTCTTCTTCATATCTTCCTTAGGCCTCATCGCGGCTCTCTACGACAACTACATCATCATTACTGTCTACCTAttctttctcttcctctccatTCTTCTCACCCTAATCTtctccatcttcatcttccttgTAACTAATTCTTCCGCCGGCAAAGCGTTTTCAGACAAAGGAATAGGGAATGTGAAGACCGGTGATCTTCAAAACTGGATAGGAGACCATTTCCTTCAAGGTAAGAACTGGGAAGGGATTAAACGATGCATGGCTGATTCTTCCATTTGTAGGTTTCGTCCACGTGACGTTGACTTTGACGCCAAACACCTCTCACACGTAAAG TTCGGATGTTGTCGACCTCCAGTAGAATGTGGCTTCGAGGCAAAGAATGCTACATGGTGGACAGTTCCAGCAACGTCGACGGCAGAGATCAAAGGGGACTGCAAAACATGGAGTAACACGCAGAGCGAGTTGTGTTATGCATGCGAGTCCTGCAAGGTTGGAGTTTACAAAGGGATTAGAAAAAGATGGAGGATTCTTCTCGTCTTTAATCTTCTTCTTATCCTTCTCGTCGTTTTGCTTTACTCGTGTGGCTGCTGTGTGAAGAAAAACAATCGTGTTCCATGGAAGCGCCGGTTCCTCTGA
- the LOC103855084 gene encoding methylthioalkylmalate synthase 1, chloroplastic-like — MASSLLTSSGMIPTTGCPVDEETGYIPVICVIARSKERDIKAAWESVKYAKRPRILVFTSTSDIHMKYKLKMTREEVVEITKSSIRFAKSLGFKDIEFGCEDSGRSDKDYICKVFEEAIKACATTVAFADTVGINMPQEYGELVRYVKANTPGINDAIFSVHCHNDLGVATANTIAGVCAGARQVEVTINGIGERSGNASLEEVVMALKCRGAYLMGGVYTRIDRRQIMATSKMVQEYTGLYVQPHKPIVGANCFLHESGIHQDGILKNRSTYEILSPEDVGVVKSQNSGIVLGKLSGRHAVKGCLKELGYEINDEKLNEVFSRFRDLTKQKKRITDDDLKALVTLCGDEIFSSEKLNGNEINSKGYAPDPQISSVV; from the exons ATGGCTTCGTCACTTCTGACATCTTCCGGAATGATCCCTACCACCGGTTGTCCG GTGGATGAGGAAACAGGTTATATCCCAGTGATATGCGTCATCGCACGAAGCAAAGAAAGAGATATTAAGGCGGCTTGGGAATCAGTGAAGTACGCAAAGAGGCCGAGGATACTCGTATTCACTTCTACTAGTGACATTCACATGAAATATAAGCTGAAAATGACTAGAGAAGAAGTTGTCGAGATAACAAAAAGTAGCATTAGGTTTGCTAAAAGTTTAGGCTTCAAAGACATCGAATTTGGTTGTGAAGATAgtggcag GTCCGATAAGGATTATATATGCAAGGTTTTTGAAGAAGCGATCAAAGCGTGTGCAACCACGGTGGCCTTCGCGGACACGGTGGGGATCAACATGCCGCAAGAATACGGAGAACTTGTGAGATATGTCAAAGCAAACACTCCTGGAATTAATGATGCTATCTTCAGCGTTCATTGTCACAATGACCTTGGTGTTGCTACCGCCAACACAATAGCC GGTGTATGTGCTGGAGCACGTCAAGTCGAAGTAACAATCAATGGAATAGGTGAAAGAAGTGGAAATGCATCACTTGAAGAG GTCGTGATGGCTTTGAAATGTCGAGGAGCATACCTGATGGGTGGTGTTTATACAAGAATAGACAGACGCCAAATTATGGCTACTAGCAAGATG GTTCAAGAATACACTGGCTTGTATGTTCAACCCCACAAGCCTATAGTTGGAGCCAACTGTTTTCTTCATGAGAGCGGCATTCACCAG GATGGGATATTGAAAAATCGGAGTACATATGAGATCTTATCACCAGAAGACGTAGGAGTTGTAAAATCTCAAAATTCAGGCATTGTTCTTGGAAAGCTTAG TGGACGTCATGCGGTGAAAGGTTGTCTGAAAGAG TTGGGATATGAAATCAATGATGAGAAATTGAACGAGGTATTCTCACGGTTCAGAGATTTAACCAAGCagaaaaag AGAATCACGGATGATGATCTCAAGGCATTAGTAACGCTGTGTGGTGATGAAATCTTCTCCTCAGAGAAGTTAAACGGCAATGAAATCAACAGTAAAGGCTATGCACCAGACCCTCAGATTTCCTCAGTGGTATAA